The following nucleotide sequence is from Actinomycetota bacterium.
GTCGCCGGCCAGAGCCCCGAGCGCGCGCCCGAGCAGCTCGACGCCGAGCACCCACTGCTGATCGCGTACACCTCGGGCACAACCGGGCGCCCGAAGGGTGCGGTGCACGTGCACGGCGGCTTCCTCGCGAAGATCGCGGAGGAGGTCGCGTACCAGACCGACGTGCACCCCGACGACACGCTGTTCTGGTTCACCGACATGGGCTGGATCATGGGCCCGTGGGAGACCGTCGGCACCCTCGCCAACGGCGCCACCGTCGTCCTGTACGAAGGCGCGCCCGACTACCCCGAGCCCGACCGCGTGTGGTCGCTGGTCGAGCGGCACGGCATCACGATCCTCGGCGTTTCCCCGACGCTGGTTCGCGCGCTGATCCCGCACGGCGACGAGCAGGTACAGAAGCACGACCTGTCGAAGCTGCGGATCCTCGCCTCGACCGGCGAGCCGTGGAACCCCGGTCCCTGGAAGTGGTACTTCGAGGTGGTCGGCGGCGGCCGCTGCCCGATCATCAACATCTCCGGCGGGACCGAGGCCGGCGCGTGCTTCCTCTCACCGACGCCGCTCACGCCACTGCGTCCCTGCACGCTGGGTGGCCCGGCCCTGGGCATGGCGATCGACATCTACGATCCCGACGGCAAACCGCTGCCGCCCGGGAAGGTCGGCGAGCTGGTGTGCACGAAACCGTGGCCCGGCATGACGCGCGGGCTGTGGGGCGACCCCGACCGCTACATCGAGGCGTACTGGTCGCGCTGGCCCGATGTGTGGGTGCACGGCGACTGGGCGAGCCGCGACGAGGACGGCTACTGGTACCTGCACGGCCGCTCGGACGACACACTGAAGATCGCCGGGAAGCGGATGGGTCCCGCCGAGATCGAATCCGTGCTCGTCTCGCATCCCGGCGTCGCCGAGTCCGCCGCGGTCGGCGTGCCCGACGAAGTGAAGGGGGAGAAGGTCTGGTGCTTCGCGGTGCTGAAGCCGGGCACCGAACCCACGGACGAGCTCCGCGCAGAGCTCCGCTCGATGGTCGAGCGTGAGTTCGGTAAAGCGTTCCGTCCGGACGCGATCCGCTTCGTCACCGCGTTGCCGAAGACGCGCAGCGCGAAGATCTTGCGCCGGGCTGTGCGCGCGGCCGCGCTCGGCGAAGACCCCGGCGATCTGTCGAGTCTCGAGAACCCGGCGGCGCTCGAAGAGATCAAAAGCGCTGTGTAGAGCCTGACTAGTCATCGTTAGTCATTTCGCGATTGGTCACGCCGAAACGCTCCTTCGTTCCATGCTTGATCAGGCATCGCGTCTACCATGACCGTCATGGACCACGACACGGATATCGTTAACTTGAAGCTCATCGTGCGCGCTCTACACCAGGATGTGTCTTCGCTCGACGCGCGCCTTCAGGCGTTGGAAGCGGAGATCCGCGAGCTGCGCGAGCGAACGGCCACCCCAGACCTGCACGTGATCACGTCACGCGAACGACACCAGCAACTCGGCGCCTAAGACCGGCCCCGTCTCAGACGATCAGCGCGCCGATCTCCCGCGACCGGCAGCCCTCACGGCGCAGAGAGACCCGGGAACGTCAGGATCACCTTCACGTCGTCCGGCGCGGATCCGACGGCCTCAAGCCAGTCCGTCGATGGAAGCCGACGGGTGATGCATCGTCCCAGCCAGCCCGGATCGGCATCCAGGAGGGCCCGGTGCGCCGCCTCGTAATGACGACGGTTGGCGTTCACCGAGCCGAACACGACGTCGTTCTCGAGGACGAGGGAGTTGTTGAGCGCGCTCGCGTCGATCCGGACGGTACGGCTGCCGGACGAAACGCCGGTGAGGCAGACGATGCCGTTCGGGGCCGTGGAAGCGACGGCCTGCATCACGACCTCGGCCGCTCCCGTGCACTCCACGACGATGTCGGCGTTCGGGCACGCATCCTCGACGGATCCGGTGTGATACGTGGCTCCCAGATCTCGTGCGAGGGCAGGCTTGGGTCCCGAAGTGACGCGGTCGAGCACGTGAACCTCCAGACCACGCTGCTTGCCCAGAAGCGCTGCCAGCAGCCCGAGCGGGCCGGCGCCGGTGACGAGGACGCGCGTCGGCGACCAGCTCGACCGCGCCCCGATGCGATCGATGTGTTCCCAGGCTTTGGCGGCGATGCTCGCCGGCTCGAGCAGCACCCCGGTCTCGCCGAGCCGGCGATCGACGCGCACGGCGAAGTGGGGCTCGATCCGCCAGCGCTCCGCCGCGTAGCCGTCGAGGCCCTTGATGCCTCGCTCCGTGTACAGGCCGTTGCCGCACATGTCCCACTCGTCGGCGGCGCACGCCGGGCAGGGAACCGGGTCGGGGCGCCGGACGATCCCGGCCACGAGGTCGCCGGGCCAGAAACCGCTGCCGGACGGCGCGTCGACGGCGCGGCCGAGCGACTCATGTCCGAGCACGATGCGGCGCCGTCCCGGTGGCGCCTTCCCGAACTCGCCGGCGAGGATCTCCCGGTCGGTGCCGCAGATGCCGACGGCGAGCGCTTCGACGAGCATCTCGCCGGTGCCCGGCGGCTCGTCGAGGCGCTCGATCCGCGCGCTGCCGGCTATGCCGGGCTCCACCGTCCAGGCCGGGATCATCGGGCGCCCCGTTCGTGCGCCGGGCCGTGGGCCCGGGAGAGGTTCGACGCGCTGTTGACGAGGGCGACATGGGAGAAGGCTTGCGGGAAGTTTCCGAGCAGGCGGCCCGCCTCGGTATCGTATTCCTCCGAGAGCAGGCCGAGGTCGTTGGTGAGCCCCAGGAGCCGTTCGAACCGAGCGCGAGCTTCCTCGATTCGCCCGGTGAGGGCGAGGCAATCGACGAGCCAGAACGAGCAGGGGAGGAATGACCCTTCCCCGGGCGGCAGCCCGTCAACGGTAGCTTGCCCGTCGGTGGCGTACCGCAGCACCATGCCGTCGCGCGTGAGGTCCCGCTCGATCGCGCCTATCGTGCCCGCGACGCGCTCGTCGGCCGCCGGGAGGAAGCCGACGAGTGGGATCATCAGCAAGCTGGCGTCGAGCGAGCGGGATCCGTAGTACTGGGTGAAAGCGCCGAGCTCGGCGTCGTAGCCTTCGCGGCACACCTCGGCATGGATCTCTTCCCGCAAGGCTCGCCAGCGATCGACCGGCCCCTCGAGTCCGTGCCGCTCGACGGCCTTGACGGCGCGATCGGCCGCTACCCAAGCCATAACCTTGGAATGGGTGAAGGCCCGCCGCGGGCCTCGTACCTCCCAGATCCCCTCGTCGGGCCGTTGCCAGTTGGATTCGAGGAAATCCATCATCGATCGCTGGAGCGCCCACGAGGCATGGTCTGACTCGATGCCGGCGCCGCGCGCCTGGTGCATCGCATCCATCACCTCGCCGTAGACGTCGAGCTGGAACTGCAGTGAAGCAGCGTTCCCGATCCGAACCGGAGCCGACGCCTCGTAGCCGGGGAGCCAGTCGAGCGCGATCTCGTGGAGCCGGCGCTCGCCTGCGGCTCCGTACATGATCTGGAGCTGTGCCGGATCCCCGGCGACGGCGCGCAGCAGCCAGTCGCGCCACGACTCGGCCTCCTTGCGGTAGCCGGCCAGCATCAGCGCGTACAGCGTGAATGTCGCGTCGCGGAGCCAGCAGAATCGGTAGTCCCAGTTCCGCACGCCGCCGATCCACTCCGGCAGGGAGGTCGTCGGGGCAGCAACGACCCCGCCGGTCGGCGCGTAGGTGAGCGCTTTGAGCGTGACCAGGGATCGCACCACCGTGTCCTGATAGGGACCGAAAGTCGTGCAGCGCGCCGACCATTCGCGCCACCACGACTCGGTCTCCGACAGCGCCTGTTCCGCGTCCACCGGTGGCGGCGACGGGTCGACCGAGGAATGCCACGTCAACACGAAGGGCACGCGATCCCCGGCCGACACCTCGAACTCTGCGACCGTCGTCATGTCCCGCCCGTGCGTGGAGACCGGGGTGTGCAGACGCAGCGCGTCGGGCCCGGCCACCGCGGAGATGCCGTCGGATCGGCGCCGAACCCACGGGACCGCGCTGCCGTAGTCGAATCTGATGATCAGCTCCATCCGCATCGGCACGCGGCCCTCCAGACCCTCGACGATCCTCACGACGTCCGGAGCGCGATGACGGATGGGCATGCAGTCGATGAGCCGGATCCTGCCCGACGGACACGCGAGCTCCGTCTCGAGGATCAGCGTTCCGTCACGGTAGCGGCGCGATACGGGACGCGATCCGCCGGCGGGCTCGAGCAGCCACCTCCCGTGCGAAGGGCTGCCCAGGAGCGCGGCGAAGCATGCTCCCGAGTCGAAACGCGGTAGGCACAGCCAGTCGATCGACCCGTCCCGGCCGACCAGGGCGGCCGTCTGCGTGTCGCCGATCAACCCGTAATCCTCGATCCGGAGGGGCATCCTCGAACCTTCCCCCGTCGACGCCGCCCTCGAAACGCGCTTAGCCGAACGTGAACGTGTAGAGCCGGAACCCCTTCGCCGCTTCGAGCGTGAGCACGACCATGTTCGACTCGGAGAGCCTCAGTAACGAGTAGAGATCCGAGCGGCTCACGTGCACCACGCCCTTCGAGGCGTCGTCTCCCAGCGCGGCGGCAGGTACCGGCTTACCGTTGAGCATGAGCTGGACGGATACTGCGCCCCCCGTTCCGGACGCGGCGACGAAGAACACGTCCTTCGCGAACAGCGGCAAGAGCACGCGCGCGCCGTCCTCGGCCGCCTCCAGGTACTCCTCGGTCGCGCGCCACTTGCCCTCGACGAAGAAGATCCCATCGGTGCCGGCGTCGTCGACGCTGCCTTTTGGTATCGGGGCGTAGTCCACGACGCGGTCCGGCCGGAAGCCTTCCGGATTGGCCAGCGAGCCCGCCGGCGCACCTCGCAGGTGCCCGGCGTAGATCTCGGGTGTGATGTGCGGATTGAACGGGCCTTCCTGGAAATCGATCGGCTCGGGCAGCATCGCGCCTGCCTCCTGTAAGAGCCCTCGGATCCGATCTTGGATCAAGTCCTCGCCGCCTTCCCCGATGTGATCGAAGCGGATCCGGCCGTCCGCGTCGATCAGGTACACGTGCGGCCAGTAGTGGTTCTTGTAAGCGCGCCAGGTCTCCATCTCGTTGTCGAGCGCGACCGGCCAGGGCAGGTCGCTGCGCTCGATCGCCTCGCGGACATTCACTTCTTGCTTCTCGAATTCGAACTCGGGCGCATGGATGCCGACGATCTCGAGACCGAACGGCTCGTATCGGGCGTACATCTGCCGCAGTCCGGGGAACGTGCGGACGCAGTTCACGCAGGAGTACGCCCAAAAATCGACGAGCACGACCTTGCCGCGGAGCCCGGCGACGGAGAGCGGCGTCGAGTTCAACCATCCGGCGATCCCGCGGAACTCCGGGGCCGGATCGTTCCGGGTGGATCCTCTCGGCGCCTCGCCTTGCAGGAAGCTGAGCCGGGTCGCCGCGATCGCGACGGCGACACCCACGAGGAGCAGCCCGATGCCGACGAGCGGGTTCCAGAAACGGCGTCTCACGCGGACATCGTACGGAGCGCGACCGGGTGCCGCTCAGCGCCGCGCGCGAACGACGAGGAGCGCGATCGTGGCCGCGAGCCCCACCGCGATGAGTCCGACCAGCCCGTAGATCACCGCGGGGATGTAGCACGTCATGCGGGTATCGTGGAAACCGATGCCCGACATGCCGGCGCGGATGCTGTTCGGCCCGGGGCCGTCCGACGTGGCGTCCTCGGTCCTCGAGGCGATGTCGCGACCCATCGTGGGACACCTCGACCCGGCTTTCGTCGAGCTCCTCGACGATGTTGCGCGGATGCTCCGCGAGACCTTCCGCACTGCGAACGAGGTGACGTTCGCCGTCTCCGGCACCGGCAGCGCCGGCATGGAGATGGCGCTCGTGAACCTCCTCGAGCCGGGCGATCGCGCGATCGTGTGCGTCGCCGGCGTGTTCGGAGAACGACTCGCGGAGATCGCGCGCCGCTGCGGCGCGCAGGTGGACGAGGTCCGTGCCGAATGGGGCTCGCCCGTCCCGGAAGCCGCCGTTCGCGAAGCGCTCGCTCGGGGCCCCGCGAAGGTCGTCGCACTCGTCCACGCCGAGACCTCGACCGGCATGCACCAGCCCGTCGAGCAGATCGCGCGCGACGCCCGTGAGCACGGCGCTCTCGTGGTGCTCGACGCCGTAACATCGCTCGCCGGTATCCCGCTGTCCGTGGACGAGTGGGGAGTGGACGTCTGTTACAGCGGAACGCAGAAATGTCTCTCGGTTCCGCCGGGGTTGTCGCCGATCACCTTCTCGCCGCGGGCGATGGAGGCAGCCGGCGCCCGGCGTGAGCCGGTGCGGTCGTGGTACCTGGACGTCAC
It contains:
- a CDS encoding glycoside hydrolase family 15 protein, which produces MPLRIEDYGLIGDTQTAALVGRDGSIDWLCLPRFDSGACFAALLGSPSHGRWLLEPAGGSRPVSRRYRDGTLILETELACPSGRIRLIDCMPIRHRAPDVVRIVEGLEGRVPMRMELIIRFDYGSAVPWVRRRSDGISAVAGPDALRLHTPVSTHGRDMTTVAEFEVSAGDRVPFVLTWHSSVDPSPPPVDAEQALSETESWWREWSARCTTFGPYQDTVVRSLVTLKALTYAPTGGVVAAPTTSLPEWIGGVRNWDYRFCWLRDATFTLYALMLAGYRKEAESWRDWLLRAVAGDPAQLQIMYGAAGERRLHEIALDWLPGYEASAPVRIGNAASLQFQLDVYGEVMDAMHQARGAGIESDHASWALQRSMMDFLESNWQRPDEGIWEVRGPRRAFTHSKVMAWVAADRAVKAVERHGLEGPVDRWRALREEIHAEVCREGYDAELGAFTQYYGSRSLDASLLMIPLVGFLPAADERVAGTIGAIERDLTRDGMVLRYATDGQATVDGLPPGEGSFLPCSFWLVDCLALTGRIEEARARFERLLGLTNDLGLLSEEYDTEAGRLLGNFPQAFSHVALVNSASNLSRAHGPAHERGAR
- a CDS encoding glucose 1-dehydrogenase produces the protein MIPAWTVEPGIAGSARIERLDEPPGTGEMLVEALAVGICGTDREILAGEFGKAPPGRRRIVLGHESLGRAVDAPSGSGFWPGDLVAGIVRRPDPVPCPACAADEWDMCGNGLYTERGIKGLDGYAAERWRIEPHFAVRVDRRLGETGVLLEPASIAAKAWEHIDRIGARSSWSPTRVLVTGAGPLGLLAALLGKQRGLEVHVLDRVTSGPKPALARDLGATYHTGSVEDACPNADIVVECTGAAEVVMQAVASTAPNGIVCLTGVSSGSRTVRIDASALNNSLVLENDVVFGSVNANRRHYEAAHRALLDADPGWLGRCITRRLPSTDWLEAVGSAPDDVKVILTFPGLSAP
- a CDS encoding redoxin domain-containing protein; amino-acid sequence: MRRRFWNPLVGIGLLLVGVAVAIAATRLSFLQGEAPRGSTRNDPAPEFRGIAGWLNSTPLSVAGLRGKVVLVDFWAYSCVNCVRTFPGLRQMYARYEPFGLEIVGIHAPEFEFEKQEVNVREAIERSDLPWPVALDNEMETWRAYKNHYWPHVYLIDADGRIRFDHIGEGGEDLIQDRIRGLLQEAGAMLPEPIDFQEGPFNPHITPEIYAGHLRGAPAGSLANPEGFRPDRVVDYAPIPKGSVDDAGTDGIFFVEGKWRATEEYLEAAEDGARVLLPLFAKDVFFVAASGTGGAVSVQLMLNGKPVPAAALGDDASKGVVHVSRSDLYSLLRLSESNMVVLTLEAAKGFRLYTFTFG
- a CDS encoding alanine--glyoxylate aminotransferase family protein, producing the protein MPDMPARMLFGPGPSDVASSVLEAMSRPIVGHLDPAFVELLDDVARMLRETFRTANEVTFAVSGTGSAGMEMALVNLLEPGDRAIVCVAGVFGERLAEIARRCGAQVDEVRAEWGSPVPEAAVREALARGPAKVVALVHAETSTGMHQPVEQIARDAREHGALVVLDAVTSLAGIPLSVDEWGVDVCYSGTQKCLSVPPGLSPITFSPRAMEAAGARREPVRSWYLDVTLITRYWGADRVYHHTAPISMLYALHEGLRIVLAEGLEARWERHDRLGTKLQASLV
- a CDS encoding acetate--CoA ligase gives rise to the protein MLDFAWKPTSEYIERANVTRLMRRHGIADYPELIRRSQDDIEWFWQAVVEDLGIEFFTPYHSVVETPKGIAWPIWFVGGTINVAHNCVDKHAATRPDAQALIWEGEDGEVRRFTYAQLKAAVDRLANGLASIGIGLGDAVGVYMPMIPENVFTLMALAKLGAISLPIFSGFAPGAVAGRLVDADAKAIVTADGFYRRGQVVAMKEAADEAAAGAPTVQHVVVVRRIGRDVAWHPERDRDYGELVAGQSPERAPEQLDAEHPLLIAYTSGTTGRPKGAVHVHGGFLAKIAEEVAYQTDVHPDDTLFWFTDMGWIMGPWETVGTLANGATVVLYEGAPDYPEPDRVWSLVERHGITILGVSPTLVRALIPHGDEQVQKHDLSKLRILASTGEPWNPGPWKWYFEVVGGGRCPIINISGGTEAGACFLSPTPLTPLRPCTLGGPALGMAIDIYDPDGKPLPPGKVGELVCTKPWPGMTRGLWGDPDRYIEAYWSRWPDVWVHGDWASRDEDGYWYLHGRSDDTLKIAGKRMGPAEIESVLVSHPGVAESAAVGVPDEVKGEKVWCFAVLKPGTEPTDELRAELRSMVEREFGKAFRPDAIRFVTALPKTRSAKILRRAVRAAALGEDPGDLSSLENPAALEEIKSAV